The window CGACCAAGCGCTTCGGTTCCGAACACGGCCATACCTACGTCAACGGCGTGCTCGACAAGGCGGCCCTGGCGTTGCGCGGCACCGAGTCGCAGGCTGCGCGCCCGCGCTGACGTCACGGAGCATCGGTGGACAGCAAAGTCGCCGAATTCGACCTGATCGAACGCATCCGCCGGCGCATCGCGACGCGCAGCGACGTGTTGCTCGGCATCGGCGACGATGCCGCACTGCTGCAGCTGCCTGCCGGCATGCAGTTGGTCGTGGCCATGGACACGCTCAACAGCGGCGTGCATTTCCCGCCCGAAACCGCGCCCGCCGACATCGGCTGGAAAGCACTCGCGGTGAACCTGTCCGACCTTGCAGCGATGGGCGCGTTGCCGGCGTGGTGCACGCTGTCGTTGTCCTTGCCCGATGCGAACAGCGACTTTGTCGATGGCTTCCTCGACGGCTTCCTCGCGCTTGCGGAGCAGCACGACATCGCCCTGGTCGGCGGCGATACCGCGCGCGGGCCGTTGTCGATCTGCGTGACCGTGCACGGTTTCATCGAGCCGGGCACGGCGCTGCGCCGCGACGGCGCATGCGTCGGCGATGACCTCTGGGTCAGCGGCAGCCTGGGCGATGCCGCGGCGGCGCTGTCGCAGTGGCGGGCAGGCGGCGCGATTGATCCGGGATTGCGCGCGCGATTGGACCGACCGACGCCGCGCGTTTCGCTGGGACGGGCGCTGCGCGGCATTGCGACGTCATGCATCGACATTTCCGATGGCCTGCTCGCCGACCTGGGCCATGTGTGCAAGGCCAGCGATGTCGGCGTGCGGGTCGACGTGGATGCGCTGCCTGCTTCGCAGGCGTTGCGTGCGTGCTTCGATGCTGAGGCAATCCGCCGGTTGCAGGCGACCGGCGGCGACGATTACGAATTGTGTTTCAGCGCGCCAGTGGAACTGCGCAGCGCGGTGATCGAATCGGCATCCACGCATGCGCCGGTGACAAGGATCGGCCGCATTGTCAGCAGAAATGGTGTCTCCGCGCTGGATGCGAGTGGCGTGGCGTGGCAGCCAGGGCAGGCGGGATTCCGCCACTTCGAATGAGCAAGCCGGTGCAGCGGCCCGCCTGACGACGTGTGGTCTCAGCGACCGCGGCGGCCACCTTCTCCTTCCTCTTCGTCCTTGCCCTTCGGCTCGGGCAAGGCTTTCACCAGCGGTTCGATCAGGTTGGCGGGGATCAAGGTCGCCTTTCCGTTTCCAGCCAATCCCGGCTGGGATTCCATTGCAGAATCCGGCGACACCGCTGCATTGACCGGCAGCAGCGGCGCAGCGACGCGCAGATCCTTGGCGACGGGCACATTGCCGGTGACATCGCGGTACAACGCGAGCGCCAGCATCACGGAAGCCAAGGTGCTGGGGTGGGTGCCGTCAGGATAGAGCTTGATCTCCGGCTGGGCCTTGCGCAGCGCGTCCAGCGCTCCAGCCGCATCGAACACCGACGCATCATGTTGCTTGGCAATCATGCGCACACTGCGATTCAGCTTGCCCTGCCAGCGTTCGTCCGGCCCCCAGGTACCGAACAGCAGCACCTTCGCACCTTGTTCCGATGCCTGTTCGACGAATTTTCCATAGGCTTGAACGCTGGCTGCGCAGGGCGCCTTGCGTTGCTCCTGCGCACTGGCCATGCAGGCGGCGAGGTGGCCACCCTGCTCCTGCAGCACGACGGCATCGAATCTGCGCGCCCGCAAGGCTGCGGCAACATGGCCATCGTCCAGTCGATCATCAAGCTTGCCGCCCGGCGCTGCGTAGGTTTCGGTGGTGATGGCCACGCTCTGCGAAGTGCCCACGGCGCGCAGCAGCGCGGGCAGGTTGTTGGTGTAGATCAGGCTGTTGCCGACCAGCAGCACGCGATATTCCTTCGTTGCCGGATCCGGTGCCTGCGCATTGGCGAACGGAGCGAGCAAAAGCGTCAGACCGAGCAGGAGGCGTGGCGGCATGGTGGCGGTCGCGAAGGAGGACGTCGAAGCGTAAGGCTTTGTAGTCCGGGTTGCGTATGCCGTTGGTTGGCCGGGCTCAGACGTCGTCGGCGCGGAAGGCGTCCTGCAGCCACTCCAGCGCGGGCGCGGCGGGATCGCCGCTGGCGGCGATCACGTCGAAGCGGCAGGGTGCGTTGGCGTGCTCGGGATGTCGTTGCAGGAAGACCTGCGCGGCGCGGATGAGGCGACGGCGCTTGCCGGCGTCGACCGAGGCCGCGCCACCACCGAACGCGTTGCTGGCGCGATAGCGCACCTCGACGAAGACCACGGCATCGGCGTCACGCCCGTTGTTGTCGAGCATGACCAGGTCGATCTCGCCGCCACGCGCAGCGGCGTTGCGCGACAGCATGTGCATGCCTTGGGCCTGCAGGTAGGCGAGTACGGCGGCTTCCACCGCATCGCCACGGATGCGGCGCGGGGTGCGCCGGTCAGCGTGCGCCATCGGCCAGCGGCACCGGCACGCCGCCGGCGAACCGCGACCAGCCGGGGACGCGCAGCACGTTACCGAACCCGTCCAGGCTCAAGCGCCCGGTCGCGCCGGCCACGTCGCCGTTGTTCGACAGTGCCAGCCGTTCGAGATAGCCGGTCAGCAACCATGCGTCGTAGCCGAAGGCGAACAGGCGCGCAGCCGGGCCCTTGGCGGTATCCACGCGGGCCGCTGCACTGGCCTGCGAGGGCAGGCCGTCGACATTGCGCACGGCCCAGGCCTCGGTCGGATAGACGATGCCGTCCAGCGCCGCGTCCTCGGCCGGCTTGCCGGTGCCGGAGACGATCTGCGAGGTCGCCACGCGCGTGCCCGCATTGATCCCGGCCAAGGCGAGTTGCGGCATCAATGCACGCGCCTGGGAACCCTTCACCGCCAGCAGCAACGTATCGACGCCCTGTGCCGCTGCGATGTCCTCGGTCACCTGGACGCCGCGGCGTTCCAGTTGCGCCTTGGCGGTGCTGGCGGTGCGTCGTTGCGCATCCTCCCCACCGGTCTGGATCAGCACATGCTTGGCCCCGCGCTGGATCAGGTACTGGGCCAGGCTGATGCCCTCGTCCTCCGGAGACAACGAAAAAGCCGCGCTGCCGGCCGGTGGGGTGCGACTGCCGCGGTTGAGCGCGAGCAGCGGCACCGACGGGGTCTCGTCGGCGAACACCGCATCGACCTCGTCGCGCGCGAGCGGACCGACCACGAAATCGTTGCCCTCGGCGGCGGCGCGCGCGTATGCGGCGCTCGCGCCTGCGGCGGTGTCGTAAAAGCGCACGTCCGGCCGACGCCGGCGCTCGCCGTAATAGCCGGCCAGGAAACCGTCGCGCACCGAGGCCGCCGCGGCCGATTGCCCGCCGCTGAGCGGCAGCAGCACGCCCACCTTGAGGGGTGGCCGGTAGCCGTCGCGGTCGGCCGGCGGCCGGTCGGCGGCACCGAAGCTGACATCGCCGCGATCGAACGGGCGCGGCAGCGGCAGCCCGCGGTTGAGCAGGGCGCGGCCGGCGAAGGAATACAGCGGATCGCCGACCGGCAGGCGCGCGGCATCGCGGGCCAGCGCGGCATCGTCCAGACCGGCCAGCAGGGTCTCGATGCGTCCGGCATTGGCGCTGCGGGCTTGCCCCGTCAACGCGGCGTGGCCCTGCGCCAGCACCTGCGCCTCGCTGAAGGCGACGCTGTAGGCGGACGTGACCACGGGTGGCTGCACGTCCACGCTGGCGCAGCCGGCGAGGGCCAGCAACAGGAGGGCGATGGCGGTGTGTTTCAGGGCCACGTGTCGGCGCTCGTTCGGGAACCGGCTAGGATTCTACCCGCGACCACGATCAAGGCAGGCGATGCAACGTTCCGGAACCCTGTTCGTGGTAGCCACGCCGATCGGCAATCTGGGCGATTTCAGCGCACGCGGGCGCGAGGTGCTGGCCTCGGTTGCCGCGATTTGCGCCGAAGACACCCGCCGCAGTGGCCAGTTGCTGGCCCATTTCGGGATCTCGACGCCGCTGCTCGCCCTGCACGAGCACAACGAGGACGCCATCGCCCAGAAGATCGTCGCCCGTTTGCTGGCCGGCGACTCGCTGGCGCTGGTCTCCGATGCCGGCACCCCGTTGGTCAGCGATCCCGGCTTCCGGCTGGTGCGCGCCGCCCGCGAGGCCGGCGTCCCGGTCAGCCCGGTGCCCGGCGCCAGCGCGCTGGTCGCCGCGCTTAGCGTGGCGGGACTGCCGAGCGACCGGTTCATCTTCGAGGGCTTCCTGCCGGCCAAGTCGAAAGCCCGCCGCGAACATCTGCAAAGCCTCGTCAGTGAGCCGCGCACCTTGATCTTCTACGAGTCCTCGCACCGGATCGAGGAAGCGCTGGACGATGCCGTGGCCGCATTCGGCGCCGATCGCCCCGCGGTGATGGCGCGCGAACTGACCAAGCTGTTCGAGACCGTTCTCGACGGCACGCTGGCCCAGCTGTCCGAACGCGTACGCGCCGATCCCGACCAGCGCAAGGGCGAGTTCGTGCTGCTGGTGCAGGGCGCCGGCGAGGACGCCGATGCCAAGGTCGCCGAGGGCCTGCGCCTGTACGCGAAACTCAAGGAACACCTGCCGCCTTCCACGGCGGCGAAAGTGGCCGCGGAGCTTTCCGGCGCGCCCCGCAAATCTCTATACGGCGCGCAGTAAAAAGTGCCGTCGCAAAGCCCCCTTTAGTAAAGGGGGCGCGCCGACAGGCGCGGGGATTTGGCCAGCGATGGCCTGGGGCCCAAAGTTTGCGCAGCAAACTTTGGGGGCTTCATCGTGCCAAGCACGATGAAGGTGGCGGAGCCGGCCGATAAGCCGGGTTCTGTCTAGGACAGTCATTCCTCTAGGCGCACGGTCACCCGTACGCTCAAGCAGCCTACCCGGAGACACCGCGGGCCGCGGCATCGTCTCCCTATTTGGCCTTGCTCCCGGTGGGGTTTGCCGTACCGGCCTGTTGCCAGGCTCGCGGTGCGCTCTTACCGCACCATTTCACCCTTACCTGCCAGATTGCTCCGACATAGGCGGTATCTTTCTGTTGCACTTTCCGTCGGCTTGCGCCGCCCAGGCGTTACCTGGCACCGTGCCCTGTGGAGCCCGGACTTTCCTCGGCATTGTTTCCAATGACGCGACTGTCTGGCCGACTCCGCCGCGTGCATTGTCGCACGTGAGTCGCGTAGCCCGGGTAGAGCGCGCGAAACCCGGGCTACAAGAGCGGCTCGCCGTGCAGCACGGTCTCGCCCTCGAACACGCCCTCCGGGCCGAAGCGGCGCTCGTGGATGCGGGCTCGGCCATCGTGGTCGATCAGGGTGAGCGTGCTGGCGCGGGTGCCGTAGTCGCGGCCGCGGATGAAGGCGGGCGAGAGCCGGCGTTCCAGCTCCAGGCCGACGCCGGTGTCGGGCAGGCCGGCATCGTCGGCGAGCTGCTCGTTGGCCAGCGCGCGCCACAGCGGGTCGAGGTCGTCGTGGCCGGCATCGACCCATGCCTGCAGGGCCGCGCGCAGCCGGCGGGTCTTCGGCCATGGCGCGTCGAAGGCACCGTTGGAGAGCCCGTGCACACCGGATGCCACCTCGCGGGCACCGTTGGCGGGGTGGTTGCCGACATAGGTGCAGGTCTCGGCGTCGGCCAGCACCAGATTGAACGGGGCGTAGTCGCTGGCGACGCCGGCCAGCGCCGCCGCATGGGCCGAGGCGGATGCGGCGCTACCCAGGAAATCCGCCGGCAGCGCGCCGCGCGAGGGTCCGTTGAAGGGCGGCGGCAGGCCGTCGCGGACATTGGTGATGACCGCGGCCCGGCCATTGCGGCCCAGCCCCACCCACGTCCCGCCGGACTTCAGGTCGCGGCCGGCCAGGATCCCGCTGTCCGGCCAGATTGCCAAGGGTGCGGTCGGCCGCCCATGGAATTCATCGCGATTGCCGGCCAGCACCAGCCGCCAGCGAGGGTGGGATTTCCAGGCGAAGGCGACCAGGCACATGGCGCGCATTCTGGCAGAGGCGTGATGCCCTCAATGACGGTGATTTTTGCGATGCAGCATCGCGCACTCCGGATCTGAATGCAGGGGCTGGAAGATGTGCCGAATGTCACGGATTCTCAAATATTGAGACGAAACAGTAGCTTGTGGATAAAGCTTGAACAAGTCTCTCAAGAGTGCTGCAAGTCCTTGAACGCACAGGTGAAAAGGCCTGTGGATTGTTGTTGACAAGGGCATGGGCCCTGCCTACTGTGGCGACTCGTGGGAAAACCGGGAAATTTGTGGTTTTCTTGTCATGAACTCCGCCTTAGACGGAGGCGACGCAGGGCAGGGACATGTTCCAGGGCGAGACCGCCATCACCATCGACGACAAGGGCCGGCTGGCGATTCCGACCAGCTACCGGGAGATTGTCGCGCGCGAGTGCGGCAACCGCCTGGTCGTCACCTACAACCCGTTCGAAGCGGGCTGCCTGTACCTGTATCCGCTGCCGGTCTGGGAAAAGGTCCGCGACCAGGTCAACGCCCTGCCGCGCACCCGCAAGAACAGCCGCTTGCTGCAGTTGAAGCTGGTCGGCGCGGCGGCCTTTGCCGAGCCCGACGGCAGCGGCCGCATTTCCCTGCCGGCGAGCCAGCGCAGCGCGGTCGGCATCGAGAAGAAAGCGGTCCTGCTGGGCATGGGCGACAAGTTCGAGTTGTGGAGCGAGCAGGCCCACCACGAACAGATCCGGCAAACGCTGGGCGATGCCGACCTGGGCGACGATTTGCAGGACCTGGTGTTGTGAGTACGGGTGGCGCGGCCCTCGCGTCCGCCCACCTCCCCGTGATGTTCGCCGAGGTGATGGACGGTCTGGCGGTGAAGGCGGATGGCACCTATCTGGATGGCACGTTCGGGCGCGGCGGGCATGCGCGCGGCGTGTTGCAGCGACTCGGGCCGGGAGGCCGCCTGCTGGTGATGGACAAGGACCCCGAGGCGATCGCCGTGGCCGCGCAGTTGGCGGGCGGTGATGCGCGCGTGTCCTGGCATCGCGGCAGCTTCGCTGACCTGGCCGGCTGGTCGCTGGCTGCGGATGGGCTGGATGGCGTGTTGTTCGACCTGGGCGTGTCCTCGCCTCAACTGGACGTGGCCGAACGCGGGTTCTCGTTCGGCAAGGACGGCCCGCTGGACATGCGCATGGATCCCGATTCCGGCGAGAGCGCCGCCGAGTGGCTGGCGCGCGCCGACGAAAAAGAGATCGCCGACGTGCTGTGGACCTGGGGCGAGGAAAAGCAGTCACGCCGGATCGCCCGCGCCATCGTGCAGGACCGTGCGACGAAGCCGTTCACCCGCACGGCCGAGCTTGCGGGATTGATCGCAAGGCTGATGCCGCGCAACGACAAGAAGGCGCATCCGGCGACGCGCACCTTCCAGGCGATCCGCATCTTCATCAACCGCGAGCTGCTCGACCTGGAGGTCGGGCTGGATGCGGCGATGGCGCGGCTCAAGCCGGGTGGTCGGCTGGCGGTGATCAGCTTCCATTCGCTGGAAGATCGTATCGTCAAGCAATTCATGCTCCGCCACGCCAAGGCACCGCCGACGAACCGGCGCATGCCGATCGAAATCGAATTCACGCCTTCGCTGCGCCTGATCGATGGCGCGCAGAAAGCCGGCGAAGCCGAGCTGGCCGACAACCCGCGCGCGCGCAGCGCCGTGCTGCGCGTCGCCGAGCGATTGGAAGAGGCGGCATGAACGGCAAGTTGCTGCTGGGCGCGCTGATAGCGGCCAACGTGGCCACCGCGCTGCTGGTCGTGCGCGATCGCCACGAGCACCGCCAGGCTTTCGTGGCGCTCAGCAAGCTGGAGCGGGCGCGCGACGAGATCAACATCGAATTCGGCCGCTTGCAGCTGGAGCAGGCGACCTGGGCGGAGAGCAACCGCGTGGACCAGGTCGCGCGTTCGCGCCTGGGCATGGTGTTCCCGCGCACCGAAGACATCGTGGTGCTGCGCCGATGAAACTGTTCGGCAAGCAACAGCCATTGCCCGGCCGCCATGACGGCGAGCGCCGCGAGCGCGCCCGCCCCGCTGCGGGCAGCCGGCCACGCGCGCAACGCAACGGTTTCGACCTGCGCAGCCGGCTGATGATGGTCTGCGGCACGCTGGCCCTGTGTTCGGTGGCGCTGATCGCGCGCGCGCTGGACCTGCAGGTCATCGACCATGCCTTCTACCAGCAGCAGGGCGACGCCCGTTTCGTTCGCGAGATCCCGATTGCGACCTCGCGCGGGATGATCACCGACCGCAACGGCGAGCCGCTGGCGATTTCCTCGCCGGTGGAATCGATCTGGGGCAACCCCAAGGAACTGCTGAAGTCGCCGGCCCGCTTGCCGGCGCTGGCGGTAGCGCTGGGCATGCCGCAGGACGAACTGGCCAGCCGCCTGAGCCAGCGCGCAGGCAAGGAATTCGTCTATCTCAAGCGCCGGATCAACCCGGACGAGGCGGCGCGCATCCTGGCGCTGAACATCCCCGGCGTGGCCAGCCAGCGCGAATACCGCCGCTTCTATCCGCAGGGCGAAGCGGTGGCCCATGTGCTGGGCTTCACCAACATCGACGACCGTGGCCAGGAAGGCCTGGAACTGGCCTTCGACGACTGGCTGCGCGGCACGCCGGGGGCGAAGCGGGTGATCCGCGATCGTCGCGGTCGGATCGTGGAGAGCGTGGATCTGGTGCGCGCCGCCGAGCCGGGGCGCGACCTGGCGCTCAGCATCGACCGCCGCATTCAGTACCTGGCGCACCGCGAACTGCGCAATGCGATCAACATCACCGGCGCGAGCAGTGGCTCGGCGGTGGTGCTCGATGTCGCCACCGGCGAAGTGCTGGCGATGGTGAACCTGCCGACGTTCAATCCGAACGCAGTCGGTACCAGCCCGCGCGACGCCCACCGCAACCGCGCGGTCACCGACCTGCTGGAGCCGGGCTCGACGATGAAGCCGCTGACGGTGGCTGCCGGTCTGGAAGCCGGCGTGATCAGCGTGGACTCGCTGTTCAACACCAGCCCGGGCTGGATCCCGAACGGCCGCTACCGCACCAACGACACCCACAATTACGGCGTGCTGGACACCACCGGAGTGATCCGCAAGAGCTCGAATGTCGGCGCGGCGATGATCGCCAAGCGCCTGGGCGATGCCCAGTTCGATGCGTTCCTGCGCCGCTTCGGCTACGGCCATGTCACCGGCAGCGGTTTCCCGGGCGAGGCTGCCGGCCTGTTTCCCAGCCATCAGCGCTGGAGCGGGACCAGCAAGCAGACCATCAGCTACGGCTACGGCCTGAACGCCACGCCGCTGCAGATCGCCACCGCCTACGCGGCGCTGGGCAATGGCGGGCTGTTGCACCAGCCGAGCTTCGTGAAGGGCCAGAAGGGCAAGTCGCAGCAGGTGCTGGCGCCGGCGATTGCGGACCAGGTGTTGCACATGATGCAGACCGTGACCGAGCCGGGCGGCACCGCGACGCAGGCCGCGATCCTGGGCTACCACGTGGCCGGCAAGACCGGCACCTCGCGCAAGGCCAGCGCGGGCGGTTACTCGCGCCGTTACATCGGCTACTTCGCCGGCCTGGTGCCGGTGGATAACCCGCGCTTCGCGATGGTGGTCGCGATCAACGACCCCACCAAGGGTTCCTACTACGGCGGCATCGTGGCGGGCCCCGTGTTCCGCAACGTCATGGAAGGCGCGTTGCGCCTCATGGACGTGTCGCCGGACAACCTCGACGCCTGGCTGGCCGCGCAGGCCGCAGCCGAAGCCAAGCGCGCCAAGGCCGTTGGCCATGCCGTGCCGGTGACTGCAGTCGCCGATGCCGGCACCGCGCCTGTCGCGGGAGCGCTGCAATGACTCGCGCGATGTTGCTCAGTGAATTGCTGCCCGAACTGGAAGGCTTGTCCGCCGATCTCGCCGTCACCGGCCTGGTGATGGATAGCCGCGAGGTTCGCCCGGGCGATGCCTTCGTCGCCATCGCCGGCTTCGGCGCGCATGGGCTCAACTTCGTCGATGCCGCGCGCGAGGCCGGTGCTGCCGCGATCCTGTTCGAGCCGCCCGCGCCCGAGGCCTTGCCCGCGCCGGTGGATGCGATCCCGGTCGCCGGCCTGCGTTCGCGCATGGGCACGATGGCCGACCACTTCCACGACCACCCCAGCGCGGCGATGACCACGGTCGGCGTGACCGGCACTAATGGCAAGACCTCGACCGTGCAGTTGCTCGCACAGGCGTGGACCTTGCGTGGCGAGAAGGCGGGCACGGTGGGCACGCTCGGTGCCGGCATCTGGCCGAAGATCGTGCCGACCGGGTTCACCACGCCGCTGGTGCTGCGCATGCACGCGCTGCTCGCCGAATTGCGCGACGAAGGCGCGCAGGCGGTGGCGATGGAAGTGTCCTCGCATGCGCTCGACCAGGGTCGCGTCGATGGCGTCCACTTCGATGTCGGCGTGTTCACCAACCTCACCCGCGATCATCTGGATTACCACGGCGACATGGCCAGCTACGGCGCGGCCAAGGCGCGGCTGTTCGACTGGCCGGGGCTGCGCGCTGCCGCGGTGAAC of the Thermomonas carbonis genome contains:
- the mraZ gene encoding division/cell wall cluster transcriptional repressor MraZ — protein: MFQGETAITIDDKGRLAIPTSYREIVARECGNRLVVTYNPFEAGCLYLYPLPVWEKVRDQVNALPRTRKNSRLLQLKLVGAAAFAEPDGSGRISLPASQRSAVGIEKKAVLLGMGDKFELWSEQAHHEQIRQTLGDADLGDDLQDLVL
- a CDS encoding penicillin-binding protein activator; translated protein: MALKHTAIALLLLALAGCASVDVQPPVVTSAYSVAFSEAQVLAQGHAALTGQARSANAGRIETLLAGLDDAALARDAARLPVGDPLYSFAGRALLNRGLPLPRPFDRGDVSFGAADRPPADRDGYRPPLKVGVLLPLSGGQSAAAASVRDGFLAGYYGERRRRPDVRFYDTAAGASAAYARAAAEGNDFVVGPLARDEVDAVFADETPSVPLLALNRGSRTPPAGSAAFSLSPEDEGISLAQYLIQRGAKHVLIQTGGEDAQRRTASTAKAQLERRGVQVTEDIAAAQGVDTLLLAVKGSQARALMPQLALAGINAGTRVATSQIVSGTGKPAEDAALDGIVYPTEAWAVRNVDGLPSQASAAARVDTAKGPAARLFAFGYDAWLLTGYLERLALSNNGDVAGATGRLSLDGFGNVLRVPGWSRFAGGVPVPLADGAR
- a CDS encoding SGNH/GDSL hydrolase family protein, whose protein sequence is MPPRLLLGLTLLLAPFANAQAPDPATKEYRVLLVGNSLIYTNNLPALLRAVGTSQSVAITTETYAAPGGKLDDRLDDGHVAAALRARRFDAVVLQEQGGHLAACMASAQEQRKAPCAASVQAYGKFVEQASEQGAKVLLFGTWGPDERWQGKLNRSVRMIAKQHDASVFDAAGALDALRKAQPEIKLYPDGTHPSTLASVMLALALYRDVTGNVPVAKDLRVAAPLLPVNAAVSPDSAMESQPGLAGNGKATLIPANLIEPLVKALPEPKGKDEEEGEGGRRGR
- the ftsL gene encoding cell division protein FtsL, with translation MNGKLLLGALIAANVATALLVVRDRHEHRQAFVALSKLERARDEINIEFGRLQLEQATWAESNRVDQVARSRLGMVFPRTEDIVVLRR
- a CDS encoding peptidoglycan D,D-transpeptidase FtsI family protein → MMVCGTLALCSVALIARALDLQVIDHAFYQQQGDARFVREIPIATSRGMITDRNGEPLAISSPVESIWGNPKELLKSPARLPALAVALGMPQDELASRLSQRAGKEFVYLKRRINPDEAARILALNIPGVASQREYRRFYPQGEAVAHVLGFTNIDDRGQEGLELAFDDWLRGTPGAKRVIRDRRGRIVESVDLVRAAEPGRDLALSIDRRIQYLAHRELRNAINITGASSGSAVVLDVATGEVLAMVNLPTFNPNAVGTSPRDAHRNRAVTDLLEPGSTMKPLTVAAGLEAGVISVDSLFNTSPGWIPNGRYRTNDTHNYGVLDTTGVIRKSSNVGAAMIAKRLGDAQFDAFLRRFGYGHVTGSGFPGEAAGLFPSHQRWSGTSKQTISYGYGLNATPLQIATAYAALGNGGLLHQPSFVKGQKGKSQQVLAPAIADQVLHMMQTVTEPGGTATQAAILGYHVAGKTGTSRKASAGGYSRRYIGYFAGLVPVDNPRFAMVVAINDPTKGSYYGGIVAGPVFRNVMEGALRLMDVSPDNLDAWLAAQAAAEAKRAKAVGHAVPVTAVADAGTAPVAGALQ
- a CDS encoding YraN family protein — protein: MAHADRRTPRRIRGDAVEAAVLAYLQAQGMHMLSRNAAARGGEIDLVMLDNNGRDADAVVFVEVRYRASNAFGGGAASVDAGKRRRLIRAAQVFLQRHPEHANAPCRFDVIAASGDPAAPALEWLQDAFRADDV
- the rsmI gene encoding 16S rRNA (cytidine(1402)-2'-O)-methyltransferase: MQRSGTLFVVATPIGNLGDFSARGREVLASVAAICAEDTRRSGQLLAHFGISTPLLALHEHNEDAIAQKIVARLLAGDSLALVSDAGTPLVSDPGFRLVRAAREAGVPVSPVPGASALVAALSVAGLPSDRFIFEGFLPAKSKARREHLQSLVSEPRTLIFYESSHRIEEALDDAVAAFGADRPAVMARELTKLFETVLDGTLAQLSERVRADPDQRKGEFVLLVQGAGEDADAKVAEGLRLYAKLKEHLPPSTAAKVAAELSGAPRKSLYGAQ
- the rsmH gene encoding 16S rRNA (cytosine(1402)-N(4))-methyltransferase RsmH, yielding MSTGGAALASAHLPVMFAEVMDGLAVKADGTYLDGTFGRGGHARGVLQRLGPGGRLLVMDKDPEAIAVAAQLAGGDARVSWHRGSFADLAGWSLAADGLDGVLFDLGVSSPQLDVAERGFSFGKDGPLDMRMDPDSGESAAEWLARADEKEIADVLWTWGEEKQSRRIARAIVQDRATKPFTRTAELAGLIARLMPRNDKKAHPATRTFQAIRIFINRELLDLEVGLDAAMARLKPGGRLAVISFHSLEDRIVKQFMLRHAKAPPTNRRMPIEIEFTPSLRLIDGAQKAGEAELADNPRARSAVLRVAERLEEAA
- the thiL gene encoding thiamine-phosphate kinase gives rise to the protein MDSKVAEFDLIERIRRRIATRSDVLLGIGDDAALLQLPAGMQLVVAMDTLNSGVHFPPETAPADIGWKALAVNLSDLAAMGALPAWCTLSLSLPDANSDFVDGFLDGFLALAEQHDIALVGGDTARGPLSICVTVHGFIEPGTALRRDGACVGDDLWVSGSLGDAAAALSQWRAGGAIDPGLRARLDRPTPRVSLGRALRGIATSCIDISDGLLADLGHVCKASDVGVRVDVDALPASQALRACFDAEAIRRLQATGGDDYELCFSAPVELRSAVIESASTHAPVTRIGRIVSRNGVSALDASGVAWQPGQAGFRHFE
- a CDS encoding NRDE family protein, with amino-acid sequence MCLVAFAWKSHPRWRLVLAGNRDEFHGRPTAPLAIWPDSGILAGRDLKSGGTWVGLGRNGRAAVITNVRDGLPPPFNGPSRGALPADFLGSAASASAHAAALAGVASDYAPFNLVLADAETCTYVGNHPANGAREVASGVHGLSNGAFDAPWPKTRRLRAALQAWVDAGHDDLDPLWRALANEQLADDAGLPDTGVGLELERRLSPAFIRGRDYGTRASTLTLIDHDGRARIHERRFGPEGVFEGETVLHGEPLL